The Thermoanaerobacterium thermosaccharolyticum DSM 571 region GAGTACCTTGCTGAAAATGCATCAGATACGTTAGCTGCCCTGATTCCTGGTACCTTATTGGCAGCAATTGAAATGCCTACACCAGTTCCACAAAGAAGTATACCTTTTTCAAACTGACCACTGGCTACTGCCTCCGCTACTTTTAATGCAAAGTCAGGATAATCTACTGATTCCTCGCTAAATGTGCCAAAATCTTTGTATTCAATTCCTTTCTCATCTAAGTGCTTCTTAATAGCTTCTTTAAGCTCATATCCACCGTGATCAGAACCTATTGCAATCATTAAAATGCTCCTTTCTACAATTTTTCAATTATGCGCATGATAGATGTATATATTTCTTCAGCCGTTTTCTTGTATACATCTTTTCCGCGGCCAAATGGGTCATCTATGTCACCTTTAAGATCTGCAAATTCGTTTAACGTAAAAATCTTGTCTGCAAATTCAGGATACTTTGTAATAAGAGATTCTCTCTGCATGTCAGTCATAGCAAACACAAAATCAGCATTTTCCAAATATTCTCTTTTGATGCTGCGAGATTTGTGATTTGATATGTCTATATTGTATTCCTCTTTTAAAACCTGGATTGCTTCATCTGTAGCAGGCAATCCATCATAAGTCATAATTCCTGCAGACTCTGCTACATGTTCTGTGCCTTTTTCTTTAGCAATGTGGTTGAATATTCCTTCCGCCATGCTGCTTCTACACGTATTTCCAGTACAGACAAATAATACCTTCATATTAACTATTTGCTCCTTATGCAATGATTTCCTTATATCCTGCAGCTTTTTCAAGCCTGTTCATTATGGCAAGTCCAATTCCACTATAGTCAAATCCCTCGGCGTATACTATGTCAACACCTTTTTTGTCGAATTCCCTTAGGCAGTTAAACAGATTTTTCGCTATAGTCTCAGGTCTTTCTCTGTCTCCAACTACCAAAACTACCCCATTTCGATATTTTTCGCATGTTTGCTCTGTTGCCATTATACCAACTTTTTTACCATTATTCAATTGAAATTCTGTCAACTCTTGTATTTTTTTTATAACATCCCCTAGATTTCCCTTGACTATGAAAACCTCCGCATCAGGAGAATAGTGTTTATACTTCATGCCAGGAGCTTTTGGCCTTAGATCTTTTGCAGGTTTTTTATATACTATGGGGTCCACCTCAACAGAACCTATGGCATTCATTATCATCTCTTTCGTTATTCCACCTGGCCTTAATATGATTGGAATCTCTCCCGTCATATCTACAACAGTAGACTCCACACCAACATCGCAGCTTCCACCATCTATTATCATATCAACACTACCATAAAGGTCATTTATAACATGTGAAGCATCAGTTGGGCTTGGTTTTCCAGACAGATTGGCGCTTGGAGCCGATACTGGTATGCCAGCCCTTTTTATTAGAGTATGTGCTATAGTATTTGATGGCATTCTTATTGCTACGGTATCCATCCCAGCAGTATTTATTGGCGGAACGATATCAGATTTCTCAAATATCATAGTAAGGGGCCCTGGCCAGAATAACTCCATCATCTTTAAAGCATTATCAGGTACATTTTTTGCATATTTAAAAAGGTCCTGAAACTCTGCAATATGCAAAATAAGTGGATTGTCTTGCGGTCTTCCTTTGGCGATAAAAATTTTTGCAACTGCATCTGGATTCAGCGAATTTGCTCCAATGCCGTAAACCGTCTCTGTAGGAAAAGCCACAAGACCTCCACTTATAAGTATATTTGCAGCTTCGTCTATCAATCCTATATCAGGATTTTCCCTATCAAGCTTTACTATCTTTGTCATTTGTCACTACCTCTCAATCTACATTATCATAAAACTCTAGTAATTATTATACCACTAATGATTCCGGCAATCATTCCAAAAACAGAAATCCTTCCTCTATATAAATCTCGCGATTCAGGTATCATTTCGCCGCATGTAACATAAAGCATAGCTCCTCCTGCTATTCCTAAATTAAGCGCTATAAAAAAAGGAGACACTTCTCCCATGTAAACGCCTGCAATAGTGCCCAAGCCTGTCGGTATACCGGCTAAAATAGCATAAAGCATATTTTTAAAAGGCGTAACACCTCCAATAGATAAAGGTGTAGACATAGCAATCCCTTCAGGTATGTCATGTAAGGCAATAACCAGTGCAATACTTAATCCAAATGAGCTTGATGACATGAATCCTGAACCAACAGCTAGCCCTTCAGGAAAATTGTGTATGGCTATGGCAAAACCCATGATTATTCCTTCTTTTAAATAATTATTTCTCTTGCCCTTCTCCGGCAGGATATCTTCGAAAAATACAACAATCAACACTCCCGCTATAAGTCCCAGCATACCTACATTTAGCCCAGCGATTTCAAATGCATGTGGAAGCAAATCAAAAGTTACCACAGATAGCATAATCCCACCTGCGAAGCCCAGTATCGTACTTAAAAATCTATTTGTAGGCTTTCTATAAAGATATGTAATTGCACCCCCAGCGCCTGTACCTATTATGCCGATAAAAAAACCCATCAACACAATATGAAAATTACTCACAATATCACCTCATCTCTTAAAATTTATTCAACAATTTAATTTAATATGATATAAGGCAAAATAAAATCTACCCGAATGGTAGGAGGTCCATCCGGGTAGAATAGCGTCCTCAATGAGGACAGCTGGGGGGCAATATTCATAATTTCATAATGTGAATTAATAAAGTGTTTTTATTATTATAAATGAGAAACCAAATATGGGTCAAGTTAAAAATGTTTAATAATTTAAAAAAATATATAAGTTATCTAAATAGCAAGATTGTATTATTTGTTATTCATTTCACATAAAAATATTTCAATTTAAAGTTGAAAATCAGAAAAATAAAAAGGCCTGATATACAAGCCTTACTGCATGCTTTCAAGTCTTTCAGCTTGGTCCTCAGCCAAAAGTGCATCAATTATCTCATCTAAATCGCCGTCAAGTACCATCTGCAATTTATAAAGAGTAAGTCCAATTCTGTGGTCTGTAACTCTGCCTTGAGGGAAATTATACGTTCTGATTCTTTCGCTTCTATCGCCTGTGCCTACCTGCAGCTTTCTCGTCATAGAAATTTCTTTTTCTTTTTCTTCCCGTGCCATCTCATAAAGCTTAGCCCTGAGTATCTTCATTGCCCTTTCCCTGTTTTGAAGCTGTGACCTTTCATCCTGACATGATATGACAATACCTGTTGGAATGTGGGTAAGCCTTACTGCAGAGTCAGTAGTATTGACACTTTGACCGCCATGACCTCCGGACCTAAATACATCTATCTTTATGTCATTAGGATTTATCTCGATATCTACATCTTCTACTTCCGGCAGCACTGCGACAGTAGCCGTTGATGTGTGAATCCTTCCACCTGCTTCTGTGGTAGGAATCCTCTGTACGCGATGAACACCACTTTCAAATTTAAGCCTGCTATATGCACCTTTTCCTGCAATATTTAATATTACTTCTTTAAATCCTCCAAGCTCTGTAGCATTTGAACTCATTATCTCGTACTTCCAATGCTTTTTCTCAGCGTACATTGTGTACATTCTAAAAAGATCATACGCAAAAAGTGCTGCTTCTTCGCCACCAGCTCCTGCCCTTATTTCCATTATAACGTCTTTCTCATCATTAGGATCTTTAGGAAGCAGTAAAAGCTTTATCTCATTTAACAACTTATTTTCTCTCTCTTCAAGGCTTTTAAGCTCTTCCTGAGCCATATCTTTAAGATCATCATCAAGCTCAATTATCTCTTTTGTAGATTTTATATCATCCAAGACTTTTTTATACTCACGATATTTTTGCACAATCTCCTCAAGACTGGCATGCTCTTTCGCCATCTTTTTCCATTCATCCATATCCTTCATTGACTCAGGATCGCTGAGTTTACGGCTAAGCTCTACGTATCTATCTTCAATTGTTTTAAGTTTATCTATCATCATCTCACCTCAAATGCTGATTATACCATATTAATTTAATTTTTAAAAGTATCAAAACAATCACAATCGCTTTCCCAAAACTACCCTATCGATTCCCTGCAAGTCCTTCACCACTTCAATATCGGAATAACCACCATCAACGAGAATATCTTTAACATCCCATGCTTGATCAAATCCCACTTCAAATGCTATAATGCCACCAAATTTTATATAATTTACTGAATCTTTCACAATCCTTCTGTAAAAGGTAAGCCCATCTTCGCCTCCATCAAGGGCAATTTTAGGTTCCCTTTTTACTTCCTCCTGCAATTCATTTATTTCATTACTTCTTATATAAGGTGGATTTGATACAATT contains the following coding sequences:
- the prfA gene encoding peptide chain release factor 1, with the protein product MIDKLKTIEDRYVELSRKLSDPESMKDMDEWKKMAKEHASLEEIVQKYREYKKVLDDIKSTKEIIELDDDLKDMAQEELKSLEERENKLLNEIKLLLLPKDPNDEKDVIMEIRAGAGGEEAALFAYDLFRMYTMYAEKKHWKYEIMSSNATELGGFKEVILNIAGKGAYSRLKFESGVHRVQRIPTTEAGGRIHTSTATVAVLPEVEDVDIEINPNDIKIDVFRSGGHGGQSVNTTDSAVRLTHIPTGIVISCQDERSQLQNRERAMKILRAKLYEMAREEKEKEISMTRKLQVGTGDRSERIRTYNFPQGRVTDHRIGLTLYKLQMVLDGDLDEIIDALLAEDQAERLESMQ
- a CDS encoding L-threonylcarbamoyladenylate synthase produces the protein MTKIVKLDRENPDIGLIDEAANILISGGLVAFPTETVYGIGANSLNPDAVAKIFIAKGRPQDNPLILHIAEFQDLFKYAKNVPDNALKMMELFWPGPLTMIFEKSDIVPPINTAGMDTVAIRMPSNTIAHTLIKRAGIPVSAPSANLSGKPSPTDASHVINDLYGSVDMIIDGGSCDVGVESTVVDMTGEIPIILRPGGITKEMIMNAIGSVEVDPIVYKKPAKDLRPKAPGMKYKHYSPDAEVFIVKGNLGDVIKKIQELTEFQLNNGKKVGIMATEQTCEKYRNGVVLVVGDRERPETIAKNLFNCLREFDKKGVDIVYAEGFDYSGIGLAIMNRLEKAAGYKEIIA
- the rpiB gene encoding ribose 5-phosphate isomerase B, translated to MIAIGSDHGGYELKEAIKKHLDEKGIEYKDFGTFSEESVDYPDFALKVAEAVASGQFEKGILLCGTGVGISIAANKVPGIRAANVSDAFSARYSKEHNNANVLCMGGRVVGPGLAAILVDEWLNAEFQGGRHQKRLDKITEIEKKYSK
- a CDS encoding low molecular weight protein arginine phosphatase → MKVLFVCTGNTCRSSMAEGIFNHIAKEKGTEHVAESAGIMTYDGLPATDEAIQVLKEEYNIDISNHKSRSIKREYLENADFVFAMTDMQRESLITKYPEFADKIFTLNEFADLKGDIDDPFGRGKDVYKKTAEEIYTSIMRIIEKL
- a CDS encoding ZIP family metal transporter encodes the protein MSNFHIVLMGFFIGIIGTGAGGAITYLYRKPTNRFLSTILGFAGGIMLSVVTFDLLPHAFEIAGLNVGMLGLIAGVLIVVFFEDILPEKGKRNNYLKEGIIMGFAIAIHNFPEGLAVGSGFMSSSSFGLSIALVIALHDIPEGIAMSTPLSIGGVTPFKNMLYAILAGIPTGLGTIAGVYMGEVSPFFIALNLGIAGGAMLYVTCGEMIPESRDLYRGRISVFGMIAGIISGIIITRVL